A stretch of the Paenibacillus dendritiformis genome encodes the following:
- the lysA gene encoding diaminopimelate decarboxylase → MHLHGTSTVNESGHLEIGGCDVTTLKNQFGTPLYIMDEALIRTRSREYMEAFRESGLNFQVAYASKAFCVMAMCRIADEEGLSLDVVSEGELHTALQAGFPAERIHFHGNNKTPAEIEMALDAGIGCFVVDSFAELHLLNAIAKMRRQRVAVLLRVTPGVEAHTHEYISTGQTDSKFGFDIGNGTALRAVAQASDAEGLQLLGVHSHIGSQIFETEGFQMAVQRVAEFAANVLSQMNVVFPVVNLGGGFGIRYVEGDTPLAVRDYVKAITEAVRTHFGKIYSELPEIWVEPGRSIVGEAGTTLYTIGSIKDIPGVRKYVAVDGGMTDNPRPALYESKYEALVANRAKDAVREVVSIAGKCCESGDMLIWDVALPSVSAGDLLAVSCTGAYNYSMASNYNRIPRPAVVFVRDGEADLVVRRETREDIVRCDLIPARLEKRESQPLGR, encoded by the coding sequence ATGCACTTACATGGAACAAGTACTGTCAATGAATCCGGCCACCTCGAAATCGGCGGCTGCGATGTAACCACCTTGAAAAATCAGTTCGGAACACCGCTGTACATCATGGATGAGGCGCTCATTCGTACCCGCTCCCGCGAATATATGGAAGCGTTTCGCGAATCGGGGCTGAACTTCCAGGTTGCCTACGCGAGCAAGGCATTCTGCGTAATGGCAATGTGCCGCATCGCGGACGAGGAGGGCTTGTCCCTCGATGTCGTATCTGAAGGGGAACTGCATACGGCGCTGCAGGCAGGCTTTCCTGCCGAACGGATTCATTTCCATGGCAATAACAAGACCCCGGCCGAGATCGAGATGGCGCTTGATGCCGGCATCGGATGCTTCGTCGTTGACAGCTTCGCAGAGCTGCACCTGCTGAATGCGATCGCCAAAATGCGGCGTCAGCGGGTCGCGGTGCTCTTGCGCGTTACGCCCGGCGTCGAAGCGCATACCCATGAATATATCTCGACCGGGCAGACGGATTCCAAGTTCGGCTTCGATATCGGGAACGGGACGGCGCTCCGGGCGGTCGCGCAAGCATCCGATGCGGAAGGCTTGCAACTGCTCGGCGTTCACTCCCATATCGGATCGCAAATTTTCGAGACGGAAGGATTCCAGATGGCGGTACAGCGCGTCGCGGAGTTCGCGGCCAACGTGCTCAGCCAGATGAATGTTGTCTTCCCCGTCGTGAACCTGGGCGGCGGCTTCGGCATTCGCTATGTTGAAGGCGATACGCCGTTGGCTGTGCGGGATTACGTGAAGGCGATAACGGAAGCGGTTCGCACGCATTTCGGGAAGATTTACAGCGAGCTGCCGGAGATCTGGGTCGAGCCGGGCCGGAGCATCGTCGGGGAAGCCGGAACGACGCTGTACACCATCGGTTCGATTAAGGATATCCCCGGGGTTCGCAAGTATGTTGCGGTCGATGGGGGCATGACTGACAATCCGCGTCCGGCGCTGTATGAATCAAAATATGAGGCGCTTGTTGCCAACCGTGCGAAGGACGCGGTCCGTGAAGTGGTCTCGATTGCGGGCAAATGCTGCGAGAGCGGCGATATGCTCATCTGGGATGTGGCGCTGCCATCCGTGTCGGCCGGAGATTTGCTGGCCGTCTCTTGCACGGGAGCTTATAACTATTCCATGGCCAGCAACTATAACCGGATTCCGCGCCCGGCTGTGGTCTTTGTCCGGGACGGGGAAGCGGACTTGGTGGTCCGCCGCGAAACCCGTGAAGATATTGTCCGCTGCGATCTGATTCCTGCACGATTGGAAAAGCGCGAATCGCAGCCGCTTGGCCGATAA
- a CDS encoding spore germination protein, whose amino-acid sequence MKEQQTHEPGQPEGELQPLLSADGSHESGAQENERGRGLADACQQSGAIQKGKGHKRGKRNARNGNGMQGQVEVSNTIEEAIAYWSGDDDIPKRLEDTKKTLKEVVGFTDSFDVIFREMTFGGRRVGLFYLNGFAKDEVMTIILTRLTFLDKKSLTPNALKAFFDCYIPHIQVEKVNKFSEVINKVLAGGSAFFIEHESEAIVTDVKTFPSRGPEEPSLEKVVRGARDGFTETLLTNVTLVRRRLRDPGLKYEIIQVGRRTRTDVCIAYIDDIADMSQVEAVRRKIKAANLEGLPLADKQLEEVIVNKGWNPYPLVRYSERPDVVAAHLLNGNVVIFVDTSPSVMILPTTFFDLCQHAEENRQTPFMGTYMRWIRFIGIFCSLFLLPLWMLLVIDPGLKPAALQIIGPHKMAKLPIFLQFLLAEIGIDLMRMAAVHTPSPLATALGLVAAVLIGDIAVKTGVFVNEVILYLAVTAVGMFATPSYELALANRIIRLLLLVAVALFKVPGLVIGVTVFIIWLSLHRSYNSSYLWPFIPFNAKAMFNILFRQPVLNMKTRPSFNKTRDNTKMPPDRSSGRNDGELQT is encoded by the coding sequence ATGAAGGAGCAGCAGACGCATGAGCCGGGCCAGCCGGAAGGAGAGCTGCAGCCTCTGCTTTCTGCGGACGGTTCGCATGAATCCGGAGCTCAGGAGAATGAGCGGGGGCGAGGATTAGCGGATGCGTGCCAGCAGAGTGGAGCCATACAGAAAGGAAAGGGCCATAAGCGGGGCAAAAGAAATGCGCGGAATGGCAATGGCATGCAGGGGCAGGTTGAAGTCTCCAATACGATTGAAGAGGCGATCGCGTATTGGAGTGGCGATGATGATATTCCGAAACGGCTTGAGGATACGAAGAAGACATTGAAGGAGGTCGTCGGTTTTACCGATTCGTTTGATGTCATTTTTCGGGAAATGACATTCGGCGGGCGGCGTGTCGGCCTCTTTTATTTGAATGGCTTCGCCAAGGATGAGGTTATGACGATCATTTTGACGCGTCTTACCTTCCTGGACAAAAAATCGCTGACCCCGAACGCGCTTAAGGCATTTTTTGATTGCTATATCCCGCATATTCAGGTGGAAAAGGTAAACAAGTTCAGCGAGGTAATCAACAAGGTGCTCGCTGGCGGCAGCGCCTTCTTCATCGAGCATGAATCGGAAGCGATTGTGACGGATGTCAAGACATTCCCGTCCCGGGGACCGGAGGAGCCATCGCTGGAAAAGGTCGTGCGCGGGGCTCGCGACGGATTTACCGAAACGCTGCTTACGAACGTTACGCTCGTGCGGCGGCGGCTTCGCGATCCGGGCTTGAAATATGAGATCATTCAGGTCGGAAGACGGACGCGAACCGATGTCTGCATTGCATATATTGATGATATCGCCGACATGTCGCAGGTGGAGGCCGTCCGCAGGAAGATTAAAGCTGCCAATCTGGAAGGACTGCCGCTCGCCGATAAGCAACTGGAGGAGGTTATTGTCAACAAAGGCTGGAATCCGTATCCTCTCGTGCGGTATTCCGAGAGACCGGACGTGGTGGCGGCCCATTTGCTCAACGGAAATGTCGTCATTTTCGTCGATACGTCGCCTTCCGTCATGATCCTGCCGACGACTTTTTTCGATCTGTGCCAGCATGCCGAAGAGAACCGCCAGACGCCCTTTATGGGGACCTATATGCGATGGATTCGGTTCATCGGCATATTTTGTTCCTTGTTCCTGCTTCCGCTCTGGATGCTGTTGGTGATCGATCCAGGCCTTAAGCCGGCCGCCTTGCAGATTATCGGTCCGCATAAAATGGCGAAGCTCCCTATTTTCCTGCAGTTTTTGCTGGCTGAGATCGGCATCGATCTGATGCGCATGGCGGCTGTCCATACGCCGTCCCCGCTAGCGACAGCACTTGGTCTCGTGGCGGCGGTCCTGATTGGCGACATCGCGGTGAAGACCGGCGTCTTCGTGAATGAAGTCATCTTGTATTTGGCCGTTACGGCGGTCGGAATGTTCGCTACGCCTAGCTATGAGCTGGCACTCGCCAATCGGATCATCCGGCTCCTTTTGCTGGTGGCGGTCGCTTTGTTCAAAGTGCCGGGATTGGTCATCGGCGTTACGGTGTTTATTATATGGCTATCGCTGCACCGCTCCTACAATTCGTCATATCTGTGGCCGTTCATTCCATTCAATGCGAAGGCGATGTTCAACATTCTGTTCCGTCAACCGGTCCTGAACATGAAAACCCGGCCGAGCTTCAACAAGACCCGCGATAACACGAAGATGCCCCCGGATCGCTCTTCCGGTCGGAATGACGGCGAGCTGCAGACGTAG
- the sigF gene encoding RNA polymerase sporulation sigma factor SigF has protein sequence MKADVKQSSQSYLDDAEVKRLIALSQAGDAVARETLVNCNIRLVWSVVQRFINRGYEPDDLFQIGCIGLLKSVDKFDLTYDVKFSTYAVPMIIGEIQRFLRDDGTIKVSRSLKEMANKVRKMKDELSKRLDRLPTIKEVADELGISPEDVVFAQEANKPPSSIHETVFENDGDPITLMDQIADDSQDRWFDKLALNEAIEGLSERERLIVYLRYFRDQTQSEVAGRLGISQVQVSRLEKKILQSIKAQIAQ, from the coding sequence ATGAAAGCTGATGTGAAACAATCGTCGCAAAGTTATTTGGACGACGCAGAAGTGAAACGTCTGATAGCGCTGAGCCAAGCGGGTGATGCCGTGGCTCGCGAAACGCTGGTCAATTGCAACATCCGGCTTGTATGGTCGGTCGTGCAGCGCTTTATCAACCGCGGGTACGAACCGGATGATTTGTTCCAAATCGGCTGCATCGGCTTGCTCAAATCGGTCGACAAATTCGATTTGACCTACGACGTCAAATTCTCTACCTATGCCGTGCCGATGATAATCGGAGAAATTCAGCGCTTTCTGCGCGATGACGGGACGATCAAGGTGAGCCGTTCCTTGAAGGAAATGGCGAACAAGGTCCGCAAAATGAAGGACGAGCTCTCGAAGCGGCTCGATCGTCTTCCTACCATTAAGGAGGTCGCGGACGAGTTGGGCATCTCGCCGGAGGATGTAGTCTTCGCCCAGGAGGCGAACAAGCCGCCAAGCTCGATTCACGAGACTGTCTTCGAGAACGATGGGGACCCGATCACCTTGATGGATCAGATCGCGGATGATTCCCAGGACCGCTGGTTCGACAAGCTGGCGCTGAATGAAGCGATTGAAGGCTTGAGCGAACGGGAACGGCTTATCGTCTATTTACGCTATTTCCGCGATCAGACGCAATCGGAGGTTGCCGGCCGGCTCGGCATCTCCCAGGTGCAAGTCTCCCGTCTGGAGAAAAAAATATTGCAATCCATCAAGGCGCAAATCGCACAATAA
- the spoIIAB gene encoding anti-sigma F factor, protein MSGHSNKMSLEFSSRSENEAFARVAVAAFVAQLDPTLEELTDLKTVISEAVTNSIIHGYDNNPEGIVSITAEIEGDQIMLTVSDRGRGIEDVELARQPLFTSKPDMERSGMGFTIMENFMDEFEVTTELGAGTTIRMKKRIESKKALYN, encoded by the coding sequence ATGAGTGGACATTCGAACAAAATGTCATTGGAATTTTCCAGCCGCTCGGAAAATGAAGCCTTCGCGCGCGTCGCCGTGGCGGCCTTCGTAGCGCAGCTGGATCCGACTCTGGAAGAGCTGACGGATTTGAAGACCGTAATCTCCGAGGCGGTCACGAACAGCATCATTCATGGATATGACAACAATCCGGAAGGCATCGTATCGATTACGGCTGAGATTGAGGGAGATCAGATTATGCTGACGGTCTCCGACCGGGGCCGTGGCATTGAAGATGTCGAACTGGCCAGACAACCGCTGTTCACATCCAAGCCGGACATGGAACGCTCGGGCATGGGCTTCACCATTATGGAGAACTTCATGGATGAATTTGAAGTGACAACCGAATTGGGCGCCGGTACCACCATCCGTATGAAAAAGCGGATCGAATCCAAAAAAGCGCTCTACAATTAG
- the spoIIAA gene encoding anti-sigma F factor antagonist produces the protein MNLQVELEHRRNVLITRLRGELDHHTSEIVRMQLDEAIQRGQVNHVVLSLSELTFMDSSGLGVILGRYKQIKGRGGKMAVCDLNPAVRRLFELSGLFKIMHVYDNERQALLGLEDVS, from the coding sequence ATGAACTTGCAGGTGGAATTGGAACACCGGCGCAATGTACTGATCACCCGTCTGAGGGGAGAGCTGGATCATCATACATCGGAAATTGTACGCATGCAGTTGGATGAAGCGATTCAGCGCGGACAGGTGAACCATGTGGTGTTAAGCTTGAGCGAATTGACCTTTATGGACAGTTCCGGTCTGGGGGTCATTCTCGGCAGATACAAGCAGATTAAGGGCAGAGGCGGAAAAATGGCCGTCTGTGATCTGAACCCTGCCGTACGGCGGTTGTTCGAGCTGTCGGGCTTGTTCAAAATCATGCATGTCTACGATAACGAGCGCCAGGCGCTCCTTGGATTGGAGGACGTATCATGA
- a CDS encoding D-alanyl-D-alanine carboxypeptidase family protein — MKNRLYRMACSALLSASLMTTGAAAAFADVPPWTGTEEPSQATSSTGAAEVQLAEHARSAILMDADTGTIIFQKNSHDRLPPASITKIMTMLLVMEAIDEGKLKPTDKVTTSEYAASMGGSQIFLEPGEEMTVDEMMKGIAMASGNDASVAMAEKVAGSEKAFVQMMNEKAKELGMKDTHFENSNGLPADNHYTSAYDIALMSQALLQYPGVTKYTGAYEDYLRQNTAKKFWLVNTNKLVRFYQGADGLKTGYTSEAKFCLSATAKRENLRVIAVVLGEPNTKTRNAEVTQMFDYAFAQYMNVPILKKGDAIGSIRVEKGMVESLDLVAQRPYHVLLKKGGSKENVHFKLESPDSIKAPIEKGQSLGKIIVYQGDKAIREYPVEATESIAKAGWWTLFKRTCGKLFFVK, encoded by the coding sequence TTGAAGAATAGGCTATATAGAATGGCATGTTCCGCATTGCTGAGCGCAAGCCTGATGACGACCGGCGCCGCTGCAGCGTTCGCCGACGTGCCGCCATGGACCGGAACGGAAGAGCCTAGTCAGGCCACTTCATCAACGGGCGCAGCAGAAGTGCAGCTGGCGGAACATGCACGCTCGGCCATACTGATGGATGCGGATACGGGTACCATCATTTTTCAGAAAAACAGCCATGATCGGCTGCCGCCGGCCAGCATTACGAAAATCATGACGATGCTGCTTGTGATGGAAGCAATAGATGAAGGCAAGCTGAAGCCGACGGATAAAGTTACGACCAGTGAGTATGCGGCATCAATGGGCGGATCACAAATCTTCCTCGAGCCGGGCGAAGAAATGACGGTCGATGAAATGATGAAGGGAATTGCAATGGCTTCAGGCAACGATGCATCGGTCGCCATGGCGGAGAAGGTCGCGGGATCGGAAAAAGCATTCGTGCAAATGATGAATGAGAAGGCCAAAGAACTCGGCATGAAGGATACCCACTTCGAGAATAGCAACGGTCTTCCTGCGGACAATCATTATACATCCGCGTATGACATCGCTCTGATGTCTCAAGCCTTGCTTCAATACCCGGGCGTCACCAAATATACGGGGGCTTACGAAGATTATTTGCGTCAGAACACCGCCAAAAAGTTCTGGCTTGTCAACACGAACAAGCTGGTCCGGTTCTATCAGGGGGCGGACGGATTGAAAACGGGATATACTTCGGAAGCGAAGTTCTGCCTGTCTGCCACAGCCAAGCGGGAAAATTTGCGCGTAATCGCGGTCGTGCTGGGCGAACCGAATACGAAGACGCGCAATGCGGAAGTGACGCAAATGTTCGATTACGCGTTTGCCCAATACATGAATGTTCCGATTCTGAAGAAGGGCGATGCCATCGGCAGCATTCGTGTGGAAAAAGGAATGGTCGAGTCGCTTGATCTGGTGGCCCAGCGCCCATACCATGTACTGCTCAAAAAGGGCGGTTCCAAGGAGAACGTCCATTTCAAGCTGGAGTCTCCGGATTCCATCAAAGCGCCGATCGAAAAAGGCCAGTCGCTTGGCAAGATTATCGTGTATCAAGGGGATAAAGCGATCCGTGAATACCCTGTCGAAGCAACCGAGTCCATAGCGAAAGCTGGCTGGTGGACGTTGTTCAAGCGGACGTGCGGAAAGTTGTTTTTTGTCAAATAA
- a CDS encoding pyrimidine-nucleoside phosphorylase, whose translation MRAVDIIHKKREGHELTAEEIRFLIQGYSSGEVPDYQIAAWAMAVYFQGMTASETASLTLEMARSGDQIDLSSISGIKVDKHSTGGVGDKTSLILAPLVAAAGVPVAKMSGRGLGHTGGTIDKLESIPGFRVELEREQFFKQVNEIGVSLIGQTGNITPADKKLYALRDVTATVESIPLIASSVMSKKIAAGADAIVLDVKTGSGAFMKTLDDSIALAQAMVDIGTDTGRHTIAVISDMDQPLGRLIGNSLEVEEAIQTLRGEGPRDLYRLCIVLGSHMLVLGGIARDATEAEARLEQLIADGSALEKLKELIAAQGGDASVVDHPERLPHARERFEVKAEAGGTVSAIQAEEIGIAAMLLGAGRETKDSVIDLSVGIDLRAKVGDAVNAGDVLAVLHVNDASRLQEAAQKIIQAYRITSEARAEAPLVYAIVTKDGVERFV comes from the coding sequence ATGAGGGCAGTCGACATCATTCACAAAAAACGGGAAGGTCACGAACTGACCGCCGAAGAAATTCGTTTTCTCATTCAGGGCTACAGCAGCGGCGAGGTGCCGGATTATCAGATTGCCGCTTGGGCGATGGCTGTTTATTTCCAGGGCATGACCGCGAGCGAGACGGCGAGTCTCACGCTGGAGATGGCGCGCTCGGGCGATCAGATCGACCTGAGCTCGATCAGCGGCATCAAGGTGGACAAGCATTCCACCGGGGGCGTCGGGGACAAGACATCCTTAATTCTCGCGCCGCTCGTCGCCGCGGCAGGAGTGCCCGTCGCGAAGATGTCCGGGCGCGGTCTGGGCCATACGGGCGGAACGATTGACAAGCTGGAGTCGATTCCTGGCTTCCGGGTCGAATTGGAGAGGGAGCAATTTTTCAAGCAAGTGAACGAGATAGGCGTCTCTCTTATCGGGCAGACCGGCAATATTACTCCTGCGGACAAAAAGCTGTACGCTCTGCGCGACGTAACGGCCACGGTCGAATCCATCCCGCTCATTGCCAGCTCGGTCATGAGCAAGAAGATTGCGGCTGGAGCCGACGCGATCGTGCTCGATGTGAAGACGGGAAGCGGCGCTTTCATGAAGACGCTGGATGACTCGATTGCCCTCGCGCAGGCCATGGTCGATATCGGCACGGATACGGGACGCCACACGATTGCGGTCATCTCGGATATGGATCAGCCGCTCGGCCGCCTGATCGGAAATTCATTAGAAGTTGAGGAAGCGATACAGACGCTGCGCGGCGAAGGTCCGCGCGACTTGTATCGTCTCTGTATCGTGCTCGGCTCCCATATGCTCGTGCTGGGCGGGATCGCCCGCGATGCGACGGAAGCGGAAGCGCGTCTGGAGCAATTGATTGCGGACGGGTCGGCGCTTGAGAAGCTGAAGGAGCTCATTGCGGCCCAGGGCGGAGACGCGTCGGTCGTGGATCATCCGGAACGGCTGCCGCATGCCCGGGAACGCTTCGAGGTGAAAGCGGAAGCCGGCGGCACGGTATCGGCCATTCAAGCCGAAGAGATCGGCATTGCCGCGATGCTGCTTGGAGCCGGAAGGGAGACGAAGGATTCCGTTATCGATCTGAGCGTTGGCATCGATCTCCGCGCCAAGGTGGGAGATGCCGTGAATGCAGGCGATGTGCTCGCCGTGCTCCATGTCAACGACGCTTCGCGTCTGCAGGAAGCGGCGCAGAAGATTATCCAGGCATACCGGATTACTTCCGAAGCGAGAGCCGAGGCGCCTCTTGTCTATGCGATCGTCACGAAGGATGGCGTAGAGAGATTTGTCTGA
- a CDS encoding purine-nucleoside phosphorylase encodes MNQAYEHIQEAASYIQSRTSARPEIGLILGSGLGVLAELVENPVTIPYHEIPHFPVSTVEGHAGDLLIGTIEGRTVVMMKGRFHMYEGYGPEVTAFPVRVMKAIGAEKILVTNAAGGINTNYEPGDLMVISDHLNLTGRNPLIGANDNRLGVRFPDMSQAYSPRLRQLAKATAEEQGFTLREGVYAGLLGPNYETPAEIRMLRMMGADAVGMSTVSEVIVASHAGLEVLGISCISNMAAGILDQPLSHDEVMETADKVKDAFLKLVLALIPKM; translated from the coding sequence ATGAATCAAGCTTATGAACACATCCAAGAAGCGGCATCCTATATTCAGAGCCGTACCAGCGCCCGTCCGGAGATCGGGTTGATTCTCGGCTCGGGTCTAGGCGTTCTGGCCGAACTGGTCGAGAATCCTGTCACGATTCCGTACCATGAGATTCCGCATTTCCCGGTATCCACCGTCGAAGGCCATGCGGGCGACCTGCTGATCGGCACGATTGAAGGACGAACGGTCGTCATGATGAAAGGGCGCTTCCATATGTATGAAGGCTATGGCCCGGAAGTGACGGCGTTCCCGGTGCGGGTCATGAAGGCGATCGGCGCGGAGAAGATCCTTGTCACGAATGCGGCCGGCGGGATCAATACGAACTATGAGCCGGGCGATCTGATGGTCATTAGCGACCATCTCAACTTGACAGGCCGCAATCCGCTCATCGGGGCGAACGACAACCGTCTCGGCGTCCGCTTCCCGGATATGTCCCAGGCATACAGCCCACGGCTGCGCCAGCTGGCGAAGGCCACGGCGGAGGAGCAGGGGTTCACGCTCCGCGAAGGGGTCTACGCCGGGCTGCTCGGCCCGAACTATGAGACGCCGGCCGAGATCCGCATGCTGCGCATGATGGGAGCGGACGCGGTAGGCATGTCCACCGTCTCGGAAGTCATTGTCGCCAGTCATGCGGGCCTTGAGGTGCTGGGCATCTCCTGCATCAGCAATATGGCGGCGGGAATTCTCGATCAGCCATTGTCCCATGACGAGGTGATGGAGACGGCGGATAAAGTGAAGGACGCCTTCTTGAAGCTGGTACTGGCACTGATTCCGAAAATGTAA
- a CDS encoding tyrosine recombinase, translating into MQHPIEECIERYEQHVTQERRMSVHTRAAYLRDIRAFLGADTMSGLDSIGALRPFHVNQYVFQLKREGRAAASISRLVASVRSFCHYCIREGWLDLDPTLGLERPKPEAKPPEILSPEDTERLLRLPDLATEQGIRDRAMLETLYATGMRVSELMAMNVGDVQPKLGFVRCSSANRERVIPLGQAAAEAVQRYLEEARPRLLGDGGDGPASGDERPRNGTGAEMGEEALFLNVRGQRMSRQGFWKTMKKYAERLELPFALTPHTLRHSFAVHLLQNGADVRAVQEMLGHTELATTQRYIAQMSRTSMKDVYTHAHPRARTSSFGEEKQ; encoded by the coding sequence ATGCAGCATCCGATAGAAGAGTGCATCGAACGTTATGAACAGCATGTAACACAGGAGCGGCGAATGTCTGTCCATACCCGAGCCGCGTATCTGCGGGATATTCGCGCGTTCCTGGGGGCGGACACGATGAGCGGACTGGATTCGATCGGGGCGCTCCGGCCTTTTCATGTAAATCAATATGTATTTCAGCTGAAGCGGGAGGGGCGGGCCGCAGCGAGCATTTCCCGCCTCGTCGCTTCGGTTCGCTCTTTCTGCCATTACTGCATCCGCGAGGGATGGCTGGATCTGGATCCGACGCTCGGGCTGGAGCGGCCGAAGCCGGAAGCGAAGCCTCCCGAGATTTTGTCGCCGGAGGACACCGAACGGCTGCTCCGCCTTCCGGATCTGGCCACCGAGCAAGGAATCCGCGATCGCGCCATGCTGGAGACGCTGTATGCGACCGGCATGCGCGTGTCCGAGCTCATGGCGATGAATGTCGGAGACGTGCAGCCCAAATTGGGCTTCGTGCGCTGCTCTTCCGCGAACCGTGAGCGGGTGATCCCGCTCGGACAGGCTGCGGCCGAGGCGGTTCAGCGGTACTTGGAGGAAGCGCGGCCCCGGCTGCTCGGCGACGGAGGCGACGGGCCTGCCAGCGGAGACGAGAGGCCACGGAATGGAACCGGAGCGGAGATGGGGGAAGAGGCGTTATTTCTCAATGTGCGCGGACAGCGTATGTCCCGCCAAGGGTTTTGGAAGACCATGAAGAAATATGCGGAGCGCCTGGAACTCCCGTTTGCGCTTACGCCGCATACACTGCGCCACTCGTTCGCGGTGCATCTGCTGCAGAACGGAGCCGACGTCCGCGCGGTGCAGGAGATGCTTGGCCATACCGAATTAGCGACGACGCAGCGGTATATCGCGCAAATGTCAAGAACAAGCATGAAGGACGTCTACACGCACGCGCATCCGCGCGCCAGAACATCATCATTCGGGGAGGAAAAACAATGA
- a CDS encoding DUF4227 family protein → MIVSLRKVLDRLKFAALFLLLTYVMAHLLGSVSDWISPVDKYREPQGKAVKVFQTEGMADMEPHTFKERLRLFYWLGE, encoded by the coding sequence ATGATCGTGTCGCTTCGCAAAGTATTGGACCGGCTCAAGTTCGCCGCGCTTTTTTTGCTCTTGACATATGTGATGGCTCATCTGCTCGGAAGCGTATCCGACTGGATCTCTCCCGTGGATAAATATCGAGAGCCGCAGGGCAAAGCGGTGAAGGTATTCCAGACAGAGGGAATGGCTGACATGGAGCCTCATACGTTCAAGGAGCGGCTTCGCCTGTTCTATTGGCTGGGGGAATAA
- the ald gene encoding alanine dehydrogenase gives MKIGVPKEIKTNERRVALTPSGVHALVQDGHQVIVERGAGVGSGFEDEEYVRVGAAVAPDAAAVWGESDLIVKVKEPLPEETAFFRANQTLFTYLHLAAAPYLAEALVQSGMCSLAYETVQLPNGKLPLLTPMSEIAGKMSVQIGSHLLESYVGGRGVLLGGVPGVPPGEVVVIGGGAVGTNAAKIALGMGARVTILDLNIDRLRELDDLFEGRVTTVVSQPFYVEEAVRHADLLVGAVLVPGAKAPRIVSEDMVKQMKPGSVIVDVAIDQGGSIATMDRVTTHENPTFVKHGVIHYAVANMPGAVPRTSTLALAHATLPYVRKLAALGLEGAIQRAPELRGGLTTYEGGIVHRVVAEALGYEARPEPFPSA, from the coding sequence ATGAAAATTGGAGTGCCTAAAGAAATCAAAACGAATGAGCGCCGCGTCGCCTTGACCCCTTCGGGAGTTCACGCGCTTGTGCAGGACGGTCATCAGGTCATCGTGGAGCGCGGAGCCGGCGTTGGCAGCGGATTTGAGGATGAAGAATATGTACGGGTAGGCGCTGCGGTTGCGCCGGATGCGGCCGCGGTATGGGGCGAATCGGATTTGATCGTGAAGGTCAAGGAACCGCTGCCGGAGGAGACCGCCTTTTTCCGGGCCAATCAGACGCTGTTCACGTATCTCCATCTGGCCGCCGCTCCTTACCTGGCTGAGGCCTTGGTCCAATCCGGGATGTGCTCGCTCGCGTATGAGACTGTCCAGCTCCCGAACGGCAAGCTGCCTCTGCTCACCCCAATGAGCGAGATCGCCGGCAAAATGTCGGTACAGATCGGCAGCCATCTGCTCGAATCCTATGTAGGGGGCCGGGGCGTGCTGCTCGGCGGCGTGCCGGGCGTTCCGCCAGGAGAAGTCGTTGTTATCGGCGGCGGGGCCGTCGGCACGAATGCGGCCAAAATCGCGCTTGGCATGGGGGCTCGGGTAACGATTCTCGACCTGAACATCGACCGGCTGCGCGAACTGGACGATTTGTTCGAAGGGCGAGTCACGACCGTAGTCTCCCAGCCGTTCTATGTGGAAGAAGCGGTCCGCCATGCCGATCTGCTGGTCGGAGCCGTTCTCGTACCGGGGGCGAAGGCGCCTCGCATCGTGTCCGAGGATATGGTCAAGCAGATGAAGCCCGGATCCGTCATCGTCGATGTCGCCATCGATCAGGGCGGTTCGATCGCGACGATGGATCGCGTCACGACACACGAGAACCCGACCTTCGTGAAGCATGGCGTCATCCATTATGCGGTCGCCAATATGCCGGGGGCCGTCCCGCGCACGTCCACGCTCGCCCTGGCGCATGCGACGCTCCCGTATGTGCGGAAGCTGGCTGCCTTGGGGCTCGAAGGAGCAATTCAACGGGCGCCTGAACTGAGAGGCGGCCTCACGACATACGAAGGCGGGATCGTACACCGGGTCGTCGCGGAAGCGCTTGGCTACGAAGCGCGTCCGGAGCCGTTCCCGTCCGCCTAG